ATCGACGCCAACCGTCCAGCTCCCGTCGTGCTCAGCCCACCAGTCAGCGACGTACTGTTCGCTGACGGCCCCGCCGACATCCTCGGTCGTCACCGAGACGAACCGCACCTCGTCGCCGAGTCGGTCGTGCGCTTCCACGAGCGCCGGCATCTGCTCCTCGCAGGGCGGACACCACGTCCCGAAGAAGTCGACGAACGACGGCTCGCCCGTCGACGGAAGCGAGATCGTCCCCTCGTGGCTGCCCGGGGCGTCGATCGTCTCGATCTCGATGGGTTCGCGTGATTCGCCGTCGCCCTCGTTCGCGGTGCCGGATTCGCCGCCCGGCGACGGGAGCCCGCGAATCGCGATCGCGCCCGCCGCGCCGAGCGCGCCAACGCTCGCGACGCCGGCGAGGAGCTCCCGTCTGCGCATCTACCCGTTCACCACCGTCACGAAGTCGTCGACGATGCGCTCGACGTCGACCCCGACGGCGTTCGGGTAGGCGCGCTCGACGACGCCGTCGGCGTTCGCCAGCAGGATGAGGTTGTAGTGCGGGAAGGCGTACTCAAGGTTCTCGTACTCCTCGGCGTCGGTCTTTTCGATCACGAGTCCGAACTCCTCCTCGTAGAGCTCTTGGCCCGTCTCGTACGTCTCCGGGCGGAGGAAGTGCCAGTTGCCGGCGTCGAGGTCGACGCCCTGCTCGCCGGCGTACGTTTCGAGGGCATCGGCGGTGTCGCGCTCGGGGTCGAACGTCGCGGCGAGAAACGCGGCCTCGTCGCCGATGCCGTTCTCCGCGGCGACCGCCTGCGCGCGGCGCAGCCGGAGGATGAGCGCGGGACACATCCCGTCCGGGCAGTTCGTGTAGAAAAACGTCATCAGTTGGGCGCGCTCGCCCTCGAGATCGGCCGTCGAGATCGTCTCGCCCGAAATCGGGTCCGGCAGACTGATCTCCGGCATGTCGTCGCCGTGGCTGGGGTGTGTGGACGCGCTCAAATCGACCTCGGGCTCGCCGAGGATCGTCCGGCTCCCCAGGCCGGGGACGGCGTCGAGACATCCGGCGGTGGCGACGATTCCCGTGGCTGCGATCGATTGGAGGTACCGGCGGCGTTCCATATCTCCCCCTTACGAAGCGTCGTATATATGTCGACCGCTGCCGGTCGGGATCGGCGTACGACCCCTCGACCGGTGAGTGCTCCCTTTGCTCGTCCTCTTAGCTGTTGGAATCGTCGAACTGGACGAATATGTACTCCGACGGTCTTCAGATATCGAAGACACAACCCTTATCGCTCAACCGTCAGTAAAGCCTCCGAATGAAGGTCTCCGTCGTCATCTGTACGTATTCATCGGAGATGTATGAGCACTTTGCGGACTGTCTGGAGAGCATCCGCGGGCAAACGTACGATGACATCGAGACGATAGTCATCGTCGACGGGAACGATGATCTCTACGAGCGTGTCGATTCTGAGTACGGTGACGACCCGGATCTGAAGCTCCACTGTAATGAACGAAACCTCGGACTGTCCGGGAGCCGCAACGAGGCACTCGAGTACGTCACCGGTGACA
The DNA window shown above is from Natronomonas salsuginis and carries:
- a CDS encoding TlpA family protein disulfide reductase; translation: MRRRELLAGVASVGALGAAGAIAIRGLPSPGGESGTANEGDGESREPIEIETIDAPGSHEGTISLPSTGEPSFVDFFGTWCPPCEEQMPALVEAHDRLGDEVRFVSVTTEDVGGAVSEQYVADWWAEHDGSWTVGVDSTAELAARYLAGGYPSAVAIDASGTVQWSESGVKTTDELVAGIERALDDE
- a CDS encoding SCO family protein — protein: MERRRYLQSIAATGIVATAGCLDAVPGLGSRTILGEPEVDLSASTHPSHGDDMPEISLPDPISGETISTADLEGERAQLMTFFYTNCPDGMCPALILRLRRAQAVAAENGIGDEAAFLAATFDPERDTADALETYAGEQGVDLDAGNWHFLRPETYETGQELYEEEFGLVIEKTDAEEYENLEYAFPHYNLILLANADGVVERAYPNAVGVDVERIVDDFVTVVNG